The genomic interval CAGGTGGGCCCGGTAGAGCGCGAGGGCGCTGCGCCGCGCTCGCCACCCGGCGCTGGGCGAGTAGTCGTAGGTCTCACCCGTGAGCTGCGCCAGCTCTTCGGCCGCCAGGGTGCGCTCGGCCACACGGAAGCTGCGTGCCGCCTCCAGCAGCCACTCGCCCCGAGAGCGCGCCGCGCGGCGCTTGTACCAGGTCCGCCACCGGGCCGGCTTGCGCCCCAGGTCGCGCGCCGTGACCGCGCGGAGGATGCGCTCGGCGGCAGCGACGATGTTCGGGTCGGGGTGGACGAGCAGTTCTGCGACATGCGGGACACAGCCCGGGTCGCGCAGCACCCCGAAGGTGCGCAGCAAGGGCACCACCGGCGGGCTCGGCTGCGTCAGCAGCGCGTACAGGGAGGCGGTGGCGCGCACCCGGGAGTGCGGGTTGGCGTGGGCCCGCATGGCGAGGATGGCGATGTTCGAGACCCCGGGGTCGGGGTCACACACCAGCGACGCCACGTGCTCGGGCAGGTCGTCTGGGTCGATCTCCGCGCACACCAACAGCGCGAAGTAGCGCTTGTCCGCGTCGGGGTGCCGCAGCAGCGGCAGCACGTGTGGCAGCGCCTTTGCGCCGAATTCCACGAGCGCGGAGGCCACCCCAGACACCCCCCGGCCCTTGGGCAGGCGCGTCGCGGTCTGCTGGCGGTTGAACCACACGGCCCCCGGAAAGACCTGCACCAGCTCTGGGAGAGCCGCCGCACCATAGCGCAGCAACGCGTGAATGGTCGGCCCCTCCAGGCCGGGCGTGGCCCCCGTCAGCTCTGCGACCAGGCGCGTGACGCGCTCGATCTCGCTCGAGGGACGGTCCTCGGGAGCGGGCGGTCGGTCGGTCGCGGTCCCGACGGCGCTGAGACCGGTCACCCCCACGATGTCCTCCGT from Sandaracinaceae bacterium carries:
- a CDS encoding HEAT repeat domain-containing protein, giving the protein MNEKKTPSSQPVLGRVGTRAVPAHEARPGGRERSRDSNTGRHAVTEDIVGVTGLSAVGTATDRPPAPEDRPSSEIERVTRLVAELTGATPGLEGPTIHALLRYGAAALPELVQVFPGAVWFNRQQTATRLPKGRGVSGVASALVEFGAKALPHVLPLLRHPDADKRYFALLVCAEIDPDDLPEHVASLVCDPDPGVSNIAILAMRAHANPHSRVRATASLYALLTQPSPPVVPLLRTFGVLRDPGCVPHVAELLVHPDPNIVAAAERILRAVTARDLGRKPARWRTWYKRRAARSRGEWLLEAARSFRVAERTLAAEELAQLTGETYDYSPSAGWRARRSALALYRAHLAQMADEVPRESGVVERRGGRDPAADVG